One window of Oreochromis niloticus isolate F11D_XX linkage group LG23, O_niloticus_UMD_NMBU, whole genome shotgun sequence genomic DNA carries:
- the LOC102077500 gene encoding uncharacterized protein LOC102077500 isoform X2: MKKMPSAATIAVFLLSCFSIASTGSQADCDVYAATGSSFTVRLKHVLKDSDSLRWFKNENLIFHRRSKKVIIGKNDDVDSTGSLKLTQLTKNNTGRYAPQIHRADGTSAGDLPSVRLCVLDRVQKPNVTMTCTDKGHVNFTCSVGQNEKITWFMDDEALEEKEKTLTREIKDVLKARFSCNVSNSVSSEISLPVQQNCYATLQKPHVTVNCTGDSEVTFTCAVSQKDNYVEFKWFNKENKQQESGETLTKKTKDVVNTRFFCNVSNPISYHISDPAVQNCFKPSFPTELLGISIWVFIGGGAGLLILVIVTATVCCVRARRKRRI, translated from the exons ATGAAGAAGATGCCTTCTGCTGCCACCATCGCTGTGTTTTTGCTCTCCTGCTTCTCCATCGCCTCCACAG GCTCTCAGGCTGATTGTGATGTGTACGCTGCAACAGGCTCAAGCTTTACTGTGCGACTTAAACATGTGTTAAAAGACTCGGATAGCCTGAGATGGTTCAAGAATGAAAACCTAATCTTTCATCGCAGAAGTAAAAAGGTGATCATAGGGAAAAATGATGATGTTGATTCAACTGGATCACTAAAGCTGACACAACTGACCAAAAACAACACAGGACGATACGCCCCACAGATTCACAGAGCAGATGGAACCAGTGCAGGAGATTTACCaagtgtgcgtttgtgtgtatTAG ACCGTGTGCAGAAGCCCAATGTGACGATGACGTGTACAGATAAGGGACATGTCAATTTTACTTGCAGTGTTGGTCAG AATGAGAAGATCACATGGTTTATGGATGATGAAGCGttggaagaaaaagagaagacgCTGACAAGAGAAATCAAAGATGTGCTAAAAGCTCGTTTCTCTTGCAATGTTTCCAACTCGGTCAGCTCTGAGATCAGTCTGCCTGTTCAACAAAACTGCTATGCAACCT TGCAGAAACCTCACGTGACGGTGAACTGTACGGGCGACTCCGAAGTTACATTTACTTGCGCTGTTAGTCAG AAAGACAATTATGTGGAATTTAAATGGTTTAACAAGGAAAACAAGCAGCAGGAATCAGGGGAGACACTTACAAAGAAAACTAAAGATGTGGTAAACACCCGCTTCTTTTGCAATGTTTCGAACCCCATCAGCTATCACATCAGTGACCCTGCTGTACAAAACTGCTTTAAACCCT CTTTTCCTACTGAATTACTTGGAATTAGCATCTGGGTTTTCATAGGAGGCGGAGCAG GTCTTCTTATTTTGGTGATTGTCACTGCCACTGTTTGTTGTGTCCGGGCCAGAAGAAAAAGACGCATATGA
- the LOC102077500 gene encoding uncharacterized protein LOC102077500 isoform X1: MRIVKKMASAATIAVFLLCCYFIVSSGSQADCDVYAATGSSFTVRLKHVLKDSDSLRWFKNENLIFHRRSKKVIIGKNDDVDSTGSLKLTQLTKNNTGRYAPQIHRADGTSAGDLPSVRLCVLDRVQKPNVTMTCTDKGHVNFTCSVGQNEKITWFMDDEALEEKEKTLTREIKDVLKARFSCNVSNSVSSEISLPVQQNCYATLQKPHVTVNCTGDSEVTFTCAVSQKDNYVEFKWFNKENKQQESGETLTKKTKDVVNTRFFCNVSNPISYHISDPAVQNCFKPSFPTELLGISIWVFIGGGAGLLILVIVTATVCCVRARRKRRI; the protein is encoded by the exons GCTCTCAGGCTGATTGTGATGTGTACGCTGCAACAGGCTCAAGCTTTACTGTGCGACTTAAACATGTGTTAAAAGACTCGGATAGCCTGAGATGGTTCAAGAATGAAAACCTAATCTTTCATCGCAGAAGTAAAAAGGTGATCATAGGGAAAAATGATGATGTTGATTCAACTGGATCACTAAAGCTGACACAACTGACCAAAAACAACACAGGACGATACGCCCCACAGATTCACAGAGCAGATGGAACCAGTGCAGGAGATTTACCaagtgtgcgtttgtgtgtatTAG ACCGTGTGCAGAAGCCCAATGTGACGATGACGTGTACAGATAAGGGACATGTCAATTTTACTTGCAGTGTTGGTCAG AATGAGAAGATCACATGGTTTATGGATGATGAAGCGttggaagaaaaagagaagacgCTGACAAGAGAAATCAAAGATGTGCTAAAAGCTCGTTTCTCTTGCAATGTTTCCAACTCGGTCAGCTCTGAGATCAGTCTGCCTGTTCAACAAAACTGCTATGCAACCT TGCAGAAACCTCACGTGACGGTGAACTGTACGGGCGACTCCGAAGTTACATTTACTTGCGCTGTTAGTCAG AAAGACAATTATGTGGAATTTAAATGGTTTAACAAGGAAAACAAGCAGCAGGAATCAGGGGAGACACTTACAAAGAAAACTAAAGATGTGGTAAACACCCGCTTCTTTTGCAATGTTTCGAACCCCATCAGCTATCACATCAGTGACCCTGCTGTACAAAACTGCTTTAAACCCT CTTTTCCTACTGAATTACTTGGAATTAGCATCTGGGTTTTCATAGGAGGCGGAGCAG GTCTTCTTATTTTGGTGATTGTCACTGCCACTGTTTGTTGTGTCCGGGCCAGAAGAAAAAGACGCATATGA